The following proteins are co-located in the Streptomyces sp. DT2A-34 genome:
- a CDS encoding M56 family metallopeptidase: MTVCLLLLSIVALTAAVPVPRALTRATWPEQEPVVALWVWQCLVATVLLCCLTALALGTAAFFGTVRAQLFAPAPPSVTEAYDLSAAPAWAATLSVLLACGAAWTTAMLARELVEARRRRGQARAHLRERAPDLPAGLGSARGPLLVLEDEYPDAWWMPGSPPQLIVTTGALRRLTDHQLDAVLTHERGHAQARHDWLLHLSTALATGFPRIPLFAHFCDQTHRLVELAADDTASRRCGHLTTALALIELNQHRGVLSCASTHRLLGERVNRLLQPPPRLGRRHRALTTTLAALVPLLPLLITFAPGLTALA; encoded by the coding sequence ATGACCGTCTGCCTGCTCCTGTTGAGCATCGTCGCCCTGACGGCCGCCGTACCCGTGCCCCGAGCACTGACGCGGGCCACCTGGCCCGAACAGGAACCCGTGGTCGCGCTCTGGGTGTGGCAGTGCCTGGTCGCCACTGTCCTGCTGTGCTGCCTGACGGCCCTGGCCCTGGGCACCGCCGCATTCTTCGGCACGGTGCGCGCCCAGCTCTTCGCTCCGGCGCCGCCGTCGGTGACCGAGGCGTACGACCTCTCGGCCGCGCCCGCCTGGGCGGCCACCCTCAGCGTGCTGCTGGCCTGCGGGGCCGCCTGGACGACCGCGATGCTGGCACGCGAGCTCGTCGAGGCGCGCCGGCGACGCGGCCAGGCCAGGGCCCACCTGCGCGAACGCGCCCCGGACCTGCCCGCCGGCCTCGGCTCGGCGCGCGGCCCGCTCCTGGTGCTGGAGGACGAGTACCCCGACGCCTGGTGGATGCCCGGCAGCCCGCCCCAGCTGATCGTCACCACGGGCGCCCTGCGCCGCCTGACCGACCACCAGCTCGACGCCGTCCTCACCCATGAGCGTGGCCACGCCCAAGCCCGCCACGACTGGCTGCTGCACCTCTCCACCGCGCTTGCCACCGGTTTCCCCCGAATCCCGTTGTTCGCCCACTTCTGTGACCAGACCCACCGCCTGGTCGAACTGGCCGCCGACGACACGGCGTCCCGCCGCTGCGGTCACCTGACGACGGCGCTGGCCCTGATCGAACTCAACCAACACCGGGGCGTTCTCTCCTGCGCGTCCACCCACCGTCTCCTGGGCGAACGCGTCAACCGCCTCCTCCAGCCCCCGCCGCGCCTGGGCCGCCGCCACCGGGCCCTCACGACGACGCTGGCAGCGCTGGTGCCGCTGCTCCCGCTGCTGATCACCTTCGCTCCAGGGCTGACGGCGCTGGCCTGA
- a CDS encoding HAD family hydrolase yields the protein MAPPIAYSLIATDLDGTLLRGDDTLSDRSLDALALVAASGAQHLVVTGRPAPRVRPLLDILGSTGLAVCGQGAQLYDAGADRLLWSITLDRELAETALGKIEAEVGQVYAAVDQDGVDGLTLIEPGYLMPHPTLPAVRVRHRDDLWCEPISKVLLRHPTLSDDELAATARAVVGSLATVTMSGPGTVELQPCGVTKATGLALAAEHLGLGAHQTIAFGDMPNDIPMFDWAARGVAMANAHPELKAVADEITLSNEDDGIAVVLERLFTGILTDIAQ from the coding sequence ATGGCCCCACCCATCGCATATTCACTCATCGCCACTGACCTGGACGGGACGCTGCTGCGCGGCGACGACACGCTCTCGGACCGGTCCCTCGACGCGCTCGCGCTGGTGGCGGCGTCCGGTGCCCAGCACCTCGTCGTGACGGGGAGGCCGGCGCCCAGAGTGCGGCCGCTCCTCGACATCCTGGGCAGCACGGGGCTCGCGGTGTGCGGACAGGGCGCGCAGTTGTACGACGCCGGCGCGGACCGTCTGCTCTGGTCCATCACCCTGGACCGGGAGTTGGCGGAGACCGCGCTCGGCAAGATCGAGGCCGAGGTGGGGCAGGTGTACGCGGCCGTCGACCAGGACGGCGTCGACGGGCTCACGCTCATCGAGCCCGGGTATCTGATGCCCCACCCCACCCTGCCCGCCGTACGCGTCCGGCACCGCGACGACCTGTGGTGCGAGCCGATCAGCAAGGTGCTGCTACGGCATCCCACCCTGTCCGACGACGAGTTGGCGGCGACGGCGCGCGCCGTGGTCGGTTCCCTCGCCACGGTCACCATGTCGGGGCCCGGCACCGTCGAACTCCAGCCATGCGGCGTCACCAAGGCGACCGGTCTGGCGCTCGCCGCCGAGCATCTCGGCCTCGGCGCGCACCAGACCATCGCCTTCGGTGACATGCCCAACGACATCCCGATGTTCGACTGGGCCGCCCGCGGCGTCGCGATGGCCAACGCGCACCCCGAACTCAAGGCGGTCGCCGACGAGATCACCCTCTCGAACGAGGACGACGGCATTGCCGTCGTCCTCGAGAGGCTGTTCACGGGGATCCTGACCGACATCGCCCAGTGA
- the fahA gene encoding fumarylacetoacetase: MPPFDLPEGDPFGTHNLPYGVFSLPGSDSARRVGVRLGDHVLDAGKAAYALGSPYAPLLAQDSLNPLLAAGRTTWSDVRRALTAWVTVPAHQEAITDLLHPLSSVTLHLPFEVADYVDFYASENHARNVGQIFRPDAADSLTPNWKHLPIGYHGRSGTVVASGTDVVRPSGQRKAPADPAPVFGPSVRLDIEAEVGFVVGVPSQMGKPVALADFREHVFGLCLLNDWSARDLQAWEYVPLGPFLGKSFATSVSAWITPLDALDEARVAPPERTHPLLPYLDDSGSETEPGGYDLRISVSINGHVVSEPPFSTMYWTAAQQLAHMTVNGASLRTGDLYGSGTVSGPTERERGSLLELTWNGRDALELPDGKRTFLEDGDVVTLSAWAPGPGGVRVGLGEVTGQVVASS, translated from the coding sequence ATGCCCCCCTTCGATCTCCCCGAGGGCGACCCCTTCGGCACGCACAACCTTCCGTACGGCGTCTTCTCCCTCCCTGGCTCGGACTCCGCACGCCGGGTCGGCGTCCGGCTCGGCGACCACGTCCTCGACGCGGGCAAGGCGGCGTACGCGCTCGGCTCGCCGTACGCCCCGCTACTCGCCCAGGACTCCCTGAACCCGCTGCTCGCCGCGGGCCGCACCACCTGGTCGGACGTCCGGCGCGCGCTGACGGCGTGGGTGACGGTCCCGGCGCACCAGGAAGCCATCACGGACCTCCTCCACCCGCTGTCCTCAGTGACCCTGCACCTCCCCTTCGAGGTCGCGGACTACGTCGACTTCTACGCCTCCGAGAACCACGCCCGGAACGTCGGCCAGATCTTCCGCCCCGACGCGGCGGACTCCCTGACCCCCAACTGGAAGCACCTGCCGATCGGTTACCACGGCCGCTCGGGCACGGTGGTGGCGTCCGGCACGGATGTCGTACGACCGTCCGGCCAGCGCAAGGCCCCCGCCGATCCGGCCCCGGTCTTCGGCCCGTCGGTCCGTCTGGACATCGAGGCCGAGGTCGGCTTCGTGGTCGGCGTGCCGTCGCAGATGGGCAAGCCGGTGGCGCTGGCCGACTTCCGGGAACACGTCTTCGGCCTCTGCCTGTTGAACGACTGGTCGGCACGCGACCTCCAGGCTTGGGAGTACGTCCCCCTCGGCCCGTTCCTCGGCAAGTCCTTCGCCACCTCGGTGTCGGCGTGGATCACCCCGCTGGACGCGCTCGACGAGGCACGTGTGGCACCTCCGGAGCGGACGCACCCGCTGCTGCCGTACCTGGACGACTCCGGCTCCGAAACGGAACCCGGCGGCTACGACCTGCGGATCTCCGTTTCGATCAACGGCCACGTGGTCTCCGAACCCCCCTTCTCCACCATGTACTGGACGGCCGCCCAGCAACTCGCCCACATGACCGTGAACGGCGCCTCGCTGCGCACCGGTGACCTGTACGGCTCGGGCACGGTGAGCGGCCCGACGGAACGCGAGCGCGGGTCCCTGCTGGAGCTGACGTGGAACGGGCGCGACGCCCTCGAACTCCCGGACGGCAAGCGGACGTTCCTGGAGGACGGCGACGTGGTGACACTGTCCGCCTGGGCGCCGGGGCCTGGTGGGGTCCGGGTGGGGCTGGGAGAGGTCACCGGGCAAGTTGTAGCAAGCAGTTGA
- the recQ gene encoding DNA helicase RecQ — MGATGGISEMPRVTEAAQAGDSEALAALHRVFGYEAFRGEQGAVIEHVVAGGDAVVLMPTGGGKSLCYQIPSLVRPGTGVVVSPLIALMQDQVDALRALGVRAGFMNSTQDFDERRVVEAEFLTGELDLLYLAPERLRLDSTLDLLSRGKIAVFAIDEAHCVSQWGHDFRPDYLALSLLGERWPDVPRIALTATATHATHQEITQRLNMPTARHFVASFDRPNIQYRIVPKADPKKQLLGFLREEHAGDAGIVYCLSRKSVEATAEFLCRNGIEAVPYHAGLDAGTRSAHQSRFLREEGLVVVATIAFGMGIDKPDVRFVAHLDLPKSVEGYYQETGRAGRDGLPSTAWMAYGLNDVIQQRKLIQSGEGDEAFRRRAASHLDAMLALCETAQCRRGQLLAYFGQDPDPVGCGNCDTCLTPPETWDGTVAAQKVLSTVVRLQRERGQKFGALQIVDILLGRRTGKVIQFDHDQLSVFGIGEELGEGEWRGIIRQLLAQGLLAVEGEYGTLVLTEASGSVLRREREVPLRKEPKKPVTSRSASGSGSAGSGRGERKAKAAVAELPEELVPAFEALRAWRAEQAREQGVPAYVIFHDATLREIVTVWPASVRELGGVSGVGEKKLATYGEGVLEVLGSVRGEAGARASAEEDPGAPGADRGAGLGADDWPEMDAEPEEWA; from the coding sequence ATGGGTGCGACGGGCGGGATCAGTGAGATGCCAAGGGTGACCGAGGCGGCACAGGCGGGCGACAGCGAGGCGCTGGCTGCGCTGCACCGGGTCTTCGGGTACGAGGCCTTCCGCGGCGAGCAGGGCGCCGTCATCGAGCATGTGGTGGCCGGCGGCGACGCCGTCGTGCTCATGCCGACCGGCGGCGGGAAGTCGCTCTGCTACCAGATCCCCTCCCTGGTCAGACCCGGTACGGGCGTGGTCGTCTCCCCGCTCATCGCGCTGATGCAGGACCAGGTGGACGCGCTGCGGGCGCTCGGTGTGCGGGCCGGGTTCATGAACTCCACGCAGGACTTCGACGAGCGGCGGGTGGTGGAGGCGGAGTTCCTGACGGGCGAGCTGGACCTGCTCTACCTCGCACCGGAGCGGCTGCGGCTCGACTCGACGCTGGACCTGCTCTCCCGCGGCAAGATCGCGGTGTTCGCGATCGACGAGGCGCACTGCGTGTCCCAGTGGGGCCACGACTTCCGCCCCGACTACCTGGCCCTCTCCCTGCTCGGCGAGCGCTGGCCGGACGTGCCGCGGATCGCTCTCACGGCGACGGCCACGCATGCGACGCACCAGGAGATCACCCAGCGGCTGAACATGCCGACGGCCCGGCACTTCGTGGCGAGCTTCGACCGGCCCAACATCCAGTACCGGATCGTGCCGAAGGCGGACCCCAAGAAGCAGCTGCTGGGCTTCCTGCGCGAGGAGCACGCGGGCGACGCGGGCATCGTGTACTGCCTGTCGCGCAAATCCGTGGAGGCGACGGCCGAGTTCCTGTGCCGCAACGGCATTGAGGCGGTGCCCTACCACGCCGGCCTGGACGCGGGCACGCGCTCGGCGCACCAGTCCCGCTTCCTGCGGGAGGAGGGCCTGGTCGTGGTGGCGACCATCGCCTTCGGGATGGGCATCGACAAGCCGGACGTGCGGTTCGTCGCCCACCTCGACCTGCCCAAGTCGGTCGAGGGCTACTACCAGGAGACGGGCCGCGCCGGCCGCGACGGGCTCCCCTCCACGGCCTGGATGGCCTACGGCCTCAACGACGTCATACAGCAGCGCAAGCTGATCCAGTCGGGCGAGGGCGACGAGGCGTTCCGGCGCAGGGCCGCCTCGCATCTGGACGCGATGCTGGCGCTGTGCGAGACGGCTCAGTGCCGGCGCGGTCAGCTGCTCGCCTACTTCGGCCAGGACCCGGATCCGGTGGGCTGCGGCAACTGCGACACCTGCCTGACACCGCCGGAGACCTGGGACGGCACCGTGGCGGCGCAGAAGGTGCTGTCGACGGTGGTGCGGCTGCAGCGGGAGCGGGGGCAGAAGTTCGGGGCGCTGCAGATCGTCGACATCCTGCTGGGGCGGCGCACCGGCAAGGTCATCCAGTTCGATCACGACCAGCTGTCCGTGTTCGGCATCGGCGAGGAGCTGGGCGAGGGCGAATGGCGGGGCATCATCCGGCAATTGCTGGCTCAGGGGCTGCTCGCGGTCGAGGGGGAGTACGGGACGCTCGTGCTGACGGAGGCCAGTGGGTCGGTGCTGCGGCGGGAGCGGGAGGTGCCGCTGCGGAAGGAGCCGAAGAAGCCGGTGACCTCGCGGTCGGCGTCGGGGTCGGGTTCCGCGGGCTCCGGGCGTGGCGAGCGCAAGGCGAAGGCCGCGGTGGCCGAGCTGCCGGAGGAACTGGTGCCGGCCTTCGAGGCGCTGCGGGCGTGGCGTGCCGAGCAGGCTCGGGAGCAGGGCGTCCCGGCGTATGTGATCTTCCACGACGCGACGTTGCGGGAGATCGTGACCGTGTGGCCCGCATCGGTGCGGGAGCTTGGTGGCGTCAGCGGTGTGGGGGAGAAGAAGCTGGCGACCTATGGGGAGGGGGTGCTCGAGGTGTTGGGCTCGGTGCGTGGGGAGGCTGGTGCGAGGGCGTCGGCCGAGGAGGATCCAGGGGCTCCGGGGGCAGATCGCGGGGCGGGTCTTGGGGCAGACGACTGGCCTGAGATGGATGCGGAGCCGGAGGAATGGGCCTAG
- a CDS encoding LysM peptidoglycan-binding domain-containing protein, with amino-acid sequence MARGKHRRPRTNPLTRHVVAAGTGTAALALPLLSATTASAAQPAQAPAVAQAAPQSAPSAAKAKSVTYTTKKGDTLYGIADRYDAQGGWRQLYKDNRKAIGDNPRLIHPGVDLKVRATKAAAASKRADQASAPAKKSAVAHATTASVKSYPDNLDGWIRNALDIMAQNGIPGSYDGIYRNVMRESSGNPAAINNWDSNAAAGTPSKGLLQVIDPTFAAYHVPGTVYDPFDPVANITAACNYAAARYGSIDNVNGPY; translated from the coding sequence ATGGCCCGAGGCAAGCACCGCCGCCCCAGAACCAACCCGCTCACCCGCCACGTCGTCGCAGCCGGAACCGGTACCGCAGCCCTCGCTCTCCCGCTCCTGAGCGCGACCACCGCGAGCGCCGCCCAGCCGGCCCAGGCCCCCGCCGTCGCACAGGCGGCACCGCAGTCCGCGCCGTCCGCGGCAAAGGCCAAGTCGGTCACGTACACCACGAAGAAGGGCGACACCCTCTACGGCATCGCGGACCGGTACGACGCGCAGGGCGGCTGGCGGCAGCTCTACAAGGACAACCGCAAGGCCATCGGCGACAACCCCCGGCTGATCCACCCGGGCGTCGACCTGAAGGTCCGGGCGACGAAGGCCGCCGCGGCGAGCAAGAGGGCCGACCAGGCGTCCGCACCGGCCAAGAAGTCCGCCGTCGCCCACGCGACCACGGCCTCCGTGAAGTCGTACCCGGACAACCTCGACGGCTGGATCCGCAACGCGCTGGACATCATGGCGCAAAACGGAATCCCCGGTTCATATGACGGCATTTACCGCAACGTCATGCGTGAGTCGTCGGGCAACCCGGCCGCCATCAACAACTGGGACTCCAACGCCGCGGCGGGCACCCCGTCCAAGGGCCTCCTGCAGGTCATCGACCCCACCTTCGCGGCCTACCACGTCCCGGGGACGGTCTACGACCCCTTCGACCCGGTCGCGAACATCACGGCCGCGTGCAACTACGCGGCCGCGCGGTACGGCTCGATCGACAACGTGAACGGCCCTTACTAA
- a CDS encoding GntR family transcriptional regulator — MSGAGLRVDTTSPVPPYEQIRAQLAALISTGRLSEGERLPTVRQLAADLGLATGTVARAYRELEAASLIRTRRGAGTRVAPLPAGVHRPDRAELAALARQFADQARALGADDTEVVEAVREALRT; from the coding sequence ATGAGCGGGGCAGGCCTGCGCGTCGACACGACCAGCCCGGTCCCGCCGTACGAACAGATCCGCGCCCAGCTCGCCGCCCTGATCTCCACCGGCCGCCTTTCGGAGGGCGAACGCCTGCCGACGGTGCGGCAGTTGGCCGCCGACCTGGGGCTGGCCACGGGCACCGTGGCACGGGCGTACCGCGAACTGGAGGCAGCGTCCCTGATCCGCACCCGGCGAGGCGCGGGCACTCGCGTCGCCCCGCTCCCCGCAGGCGTCCACCGCCCGGATCGGGCCGAACTGGCCGCTTTGGCACGGCAGTTCGCCGATCAGGCGCGTGCGCTGGGAGCGGACGACACAGAGGTGGTGGAGGCGGTCCGGGAGGCGCTGCGCACCTAG